A section of the Drosophila sechellia strain sech25 chromosome 3L, ASM438219v1, whole genome shotgun sequence genome encodes:
- the LOC6605603 gene encoding farnesol dehydrogenase has protein sequence MERWCNKVAVVSGASAGIGAACTRALIGAGMVVVGLARRQERVEKLRSGLSPEQQSRLHAIKCDVTQEDQVLKAFDWTCRQLGGVDVLVSNAGIIGTGELSERDDGAAMRSTIETNIMGTVYCVRESFHSMKRRGTEGHVVIVNSVAGYQVPNLGPQLPSLNIYPATKFALRAMNEIYRQEFQRHKSAVRVSTVSPGIVDTDILPEQIQGIIKQHMPMLRSDDVADAVLWAIGTPPNVQVHNITIKPHGEKF, from the exons ATGGAGCGTTGGTGCAACAAAGTGGCTGTGGTAAGCGGAGCGAGCGCCGGAATTGGTGCAGCATGCACCCGTGCTCTAATCGGAGCAGGAATGGTAGTGGTTGGTCTGGCCAGGCGGCAGGAGCGAGTGGAGAAACTTCGCAGTGGTCTTAGTCCCGAACAGCAGTCTCGGCTTCACGCAATCAAGTGCGACGTTACGCAGGAGGATCAGGTTTTGAAGGCCTTCGACTGGACCTGCCGTCAACTGGGCGGAGTGGATGTGTTGGTGAGCAATGCTGGGATCATTGGTACCGGAGAACTCAGCGAGCGGGATGATGGTGCTGCCATGCGATCCACCATAGAAACAAACATCATGGGCACCGTTTACTGTGTCCGCGAGTCCTTCCATTCGATGAAAAGACGAGGAACCGAGGGCCACGTCGTCATCGTGAACAGCGTGGCGGGCTACCAGGTACCCAACCTGGGACCCCAGCTTCCCTCGCTCAACATTTATCCGGCCACCAAGTTTGCCCTTCGCGCCATGAACGAGATCTACCGCCAGGAGTTCCAGAGGCACAAATCTGCCGTGAGGGTTTCG ACTGTCAGTCCCGGCATTGTTGATACGGACATCTTGCCGGAGCAGATCCAGGGTATTATCAAACAACACATGCCCATGCTGCGAAGTGATGACGTCGCTGATGCCGTTCTCTGGGCAATTGGCACTCCGCCCAATGTTCAG GTCCATAATATAACTATCAAGCCGCACGGCGAAAAGTTTTAA
- the LOC6605604 gene encoding uncharacterized protein LOC6605604 codes for MLKIPNRRKMPVSEQQPRIIKIERPTTGRILGPLKMPSVQQQTFLTKNNPKISEDLASRLETLQRRVQEWKSSGQV; via the coding sequence ATGCTTAAGATTCCAAATCGGCGCAAGATGCCTGTGTCAGAGCAACAGCCTCGAATCATCAAGATAGAGCGACCAACGACTGGAAGGATACTTGGTCCTTTGAAGATGCCCAGCGTGCAGCAACAGACCTTCCTGACCAAGAACAACCCAAAAATATCCGAAGATCTGGCCAGTCGCTTGGAGACTCTGCAGAGACGTGTCCAGGAATGGAAGTCTTCAGGCCAAGTCTGA
- the LOC6605605 gene encoding tetraspanin-15, whose amino-acid sequence MACCFNYKFVLNLCNFLFLICGLLLVVSGLYIFSDNKRILLSRLLAASSDRLSSLPQPLLFYIALGVAIAGFVATLAAVVGFWASCLHTYCFLTIYFLSVVVLLLTESVLCLAITLWPHCLGISLDETQMVRSLQSNYGVPGQEQFTNALDLAQVRFGCCGMRSSLDYDTSLWRLQGYGQRNWPVPLSCCVLQNADHSMAYLDPKPANESMCQSLERLSYERERHTESCLPHLDNWYREQYSVFLAASLILAMIEFCVLLAIIMSCTGLASQRARLKKPVQEMRTQKVKSRQTLIENIYEPDVELRENFNHSGDGIYLGPASRHVSSEDFKELYIKQRDLYKQHNLRTNPANRPTQMRNYLV is encoded by the exons ATGGCCTgctgttttaattacaaatttgTGCTCAATCTATgtaactttttgtttttg ATATGTGGCTTGCTGCTGGTAGTATCAGGTCTATATATCTTCTCCGATAACAAACGCATTCTGCTCTCCAGACTTTTGGCTGCATCCAGCGATCGGCTGAGCTCACTTCCGCAGCCGCtgcttttttatatagcactGGGTGTGGCGATTGCGGGATTTGTGGCTACTCTGGCCGCCGTTGTGGGTTTCTGGGCCAGTTGCCTTCACACCTATTGCTTTCTGACCATATACTTCCTGAGCGTTGTGGTGCTCCTCCTGACCGAATCGGTTTTGTGCCTGGCCATCACATTGTGGCCACATTGCCTCGGAATCAGCCTGGATGAGACTCAGATGGTGCGATCCTTGCAGAGCAACTATGGAGTTCCGGGGCAGGAGCAGTTTACCAATGCCTTGGATTTGGCACAGGTCCGATTCGGCTGCTGCGGGATGAGAAGTTCCTTGGACTACGACACATCGTTGTGGAGATTACAGGGCTATGGACAAAGGAATTGGCCGGTGCCGCTCAGTTGTTGTGTCCTGCAGAATGCTGATCATTCCATGGCATATCTGGACCCCAAGCCGGCCAATGAATCGATGTGTCAGTCTCTGGAACGATTGTCCTACGAAAGGGAACGTCACACCGAGTCCTGTCTGCCCCATCTGGACAACTGGTATCGCGAACAGTACAGCGTCTTTCTTGCCGCCAGTCTAATATTAGCCATGATTGAGTTTTGTGTTCTACTCGCCATTATCATGAGCTGCACCGGACTTGCTTCGCAACGGGCTAGGCTCAAGAAACCTGTTCAGGAAATGCGGACTCAAAAAGTAAAATCGCGACAAACCCTAATCGAGAACATATACGAACCTGATGTTGAACTGAGGGAAAATTTCAATCACAGTGGAGACGGAATATATCTGGGACCCGCTAGcaggcatgtcagcagtgagGATTTCAAGGAGTTGTATATTAAACAGAGAGACTTGTACAAACAACATAATTTAAGAACAAACCCAGCCAACCGACCAACACAAATGAGGAATTATTTGGTCTAA
- the LOC116801143 gene encoding uncharacterized protein LOC116801143, giving the protein MTNTVSVSTNENSPVGQNIGAIKNTMSPTEISIQQLPNLASNWSTFLRDITNDRKLRAERINRQSENVIQFINRFPLLESS; this is encoded by the coding sequence atgACGAACACTGTGTCAGTATCAACTAACGAGAACTCACCGGTTGGCCAAAACATTGGAGCCATAAAAAATACGATGTCACCCACTGAAATATCTATTCAGCAATTGCCAAATCTCGCTTCGAATTGGTCGACATTTCTTAGAGATATTACCAACGATCGAAAGCTGCGAGCTGAGCGTATAAATCGGCAGTCGGAAAATGTCATtcaatttataaatagatTTCCCCTTTTGGAATCTTCCTGA